The DNA sequence ACCAACTTTAGCATTTAGATCGCCAACCACGCAGAGTACATCATGCCTGGGAACGTCTTTGGTGACCGAGTGTAGCATGTTATAGAAAGCATCTTTCTCCTCTTCATCAGCTTCGTTTGTTGGAGCGTAGCATGCGATGATGGTCATTTTTGTGTGATTTGATACGAAGCGAGCTGTCATTATACGTTCGTTAACTGGGTTCCAGTTTGTCATTGCTTTGTGTGCAAGTGGCGACATCAGAAGTCCTACACCAGCGCGGTGGACGGAAGGGTGACCACTATATGCCATGACATATCCATCACTGAACTTCTCTAATCCATTTCCAGTCCACCTTGTTTCACTGAGAACGAGTATATCGATGAGGTATTGTCTCATCTCTTTAAGAACTTGCTCTGTCTTGGATAACTGGTTCATCGTTCTCACGTTCCAAAAACCCATCTTTAGATTCTGTTTCGCAGTCAAAAATCGGTTCCGGGGGCATGCAGGGGTCGTTATCTGGGGAGGTAATGTATCCGAGGCTGTTGTAGACGTTTCAGTTGCAGTTGTTTTTCCCCTGAAGGTTGCCCCTCAAGGTCCCGGGTGTGGGTTACAAGCCCACAGCCCAACCCTCCTCATTTGCGGACTTGGGACCGTCATGCCCCCCGACCTCTGTGAGGCAAGGATCCTTACATGGTTGAGTTAAATTGTATTGAATTTATTCAGTATTGAACAGTAATCTTTAATTGGTTCTTTTGTgacttattttctattttctaccgatttttagtaatattaaagcaaattgttcaAAATTTGTATAGCTTTCAAGAAAAAGTGAATGACTTTTTAGGCCTTAACATCAATATGCTTAGGGAAGGGGAAGCGGGCAGCAGCAAAACGCTCTTTGCAGTAATCTGTTTTTAGATCGTTGCAAGTTTGACGTAAATagtcaatttaatttttgctcgtcacaaacattttttttttaaatcaatgttaGCATCTTTTGCCTTTATGGTTGATACAATCATccgttttaatttatattattttttttttagtttcgattgaatgtttttatagaaaaatccggcttaataaaaatttctgaaaaaacttttaaagaagaaataaaataaatcgaatatttcattaattatttttctctgcTTTGGGGTAAGTTTTACGAAGGACAGAAGCTTGTTTACTGAGAATAAAACGTTTTTTGCCGGTTTCAATAGGATAACCCAagtcttggtaaaattctagttaattgacttcttgctatctcggaaagggtttaggttaggaaaatggaactttgagggatgggtctacaggctaaagtatgtcccgggaaggtattttaaagtacccacctccactccttctccctctagagggtcctgaaattacctattgaaattttgacaaaacaacaatttaccttaattttcagttactagttgctttttctcttcctttagttctgaaaatgcaattcctgttatttgagtagaattttgagccatatcaatgattttttttcaaaatttgggaaatttatttgcatatctttaaaaccttataaaataggattgagcaaagttatgaagctgaaaacaatgtTGTTGTACTCCAATGaagtagaagatctattttgtaaggtttcacttttataacacacatatttttaaaggtcatcaaaggtcagggccctctagagggagaaggagtagaggtagggttacttcaaaataccttcctgggacacactttagcatgtagattcatccctgaaagtttcattgtcctaatctaaaccctttctgagatagcaagaagtccaTTAGCAAGAATTTTACCCAAGTCTTTAGAATGTTTTTCTAAATGTAGTTGGATGTAGTAGGCTAGGTCTAACTTGCTAGCTAAAGAATACATTTTCTAGGCCTAAAGTAGGCTATGTCATTTGACTATATCCAGGGTATTCAGTTTCACTAAAGTAAATGATAAAATCATCAAATGGACCTAGGgttcagtgtttccacttctacTGATTTATTGGATCTACCTACCTACTAGATCTAccaattttcagacctttctaCTGAATAAATTTCAAGCCTACCAAAATACCCactttctatgacttttggcaatttttttctttttaattgaacAGAATAGGTGTGACTGCAAAAAGCCCCATTGAGCAAAATCCCACAACCATTCACAGCCACTTCAATCATAGTGCAAACAAGTGAATTCATTGAAAGCTTACTAAGACTTTTTAGAAATTGACAATCACAAGATATTTTCCCCTAGATGTacatagctgcatcaaaaggaTTCTTGAGCAATGTGATGCTCTCACATTATATGTTACTGAGGCTTTGTTTGATGATCCTACCCATGGAaacaattgcccccccccccttttccaTACATTACTCTCTCCAAGAACTTTCTTGAGGTAGAATATGTAAATGGTTTGAAGAATCCACTAGATGTTGATGTAAATGATGACAATTATTGTGTAGCTATCCAAAATATTTATCTTGGACTGAATGTCCAGCTTGCTATTTCAGAGGTTGTAGAGTGCAACCCTAAGGTGGACCATAATAAAGAGATGAAGGTATAcctcacagtaaaaaaaatttacaaggaAGCAGTTGCACAGGTCAAAACTGGATTTGTATTTGATGATGATTTGCATGAGATGTCCTGTCTTGTAGAGCCTTCAAATGCTGCTAAGCTGAATCTTTCTAGTCTTGCACCACTTCCAGTTAAGTATTTCCCTCCTACATGTCTTAGAGCTGCCATTGACTCAGAATGGCATGAACAAAGCTCTGTTGATGGTCTGAAGGTAGAATATTGTAGATTTGCTTTTTCCATTGTTACCCCAAGTGGTCTACCAAGGTTTGTAAATCTAAGGCaggttatttactttttctttttactgccTTTCTCAAATGTTGTTGCAGAACGTCTTTTCAGCACTTTAAAAGAGGTGAAGACTGATGCACAAAATAAATTGTTGACAATGACCTTATCTGCCATCTCCCGTAGTAAATGTGGGACAAAGAGGATGAATATGCATTCTTCATTGCTAATAGTTGATCATGAACTAGAGAAACAGCTAAAGGAAGTAGAAGCATCTGTGACAGTTGAAGAGTGTGACAGTTTTATGATTAAAAGTACCTAATTAAGTAGATTAGAATTCAATCAACATATGTATTGATTTAATTCTAGGCTAAGGCTTCAGAATGTTAGTGATGTATGTCTATGGCAGAAGAgcaaaagtttctgttttgagtTGCATTAGATGTTTGAAACTGCTGCTGTTCCTGAATTGTTGTTTGTAGACCAAAGTGTGCTTTATTGATTCTATGTGATGAAAAGTACCTAATTAAGTAGATTAGAATTCAATCAACGTATTCTACTGATGCCATCATAGGCTTGATTCCTTTGTTTGCAGTTGCATATCAGTTGCTTTAATCATTTGAATCCAGTATCTCATTTGTTGTTTGAATTCCGATTTTGAATGCTTTACTATGATGAACAGTACCTGATTCAGTAGAATAGGATTCCATAAATAATAACTAAGGATATTGAAAGTGCAATTTTTAAGCCTTGTTCTCATGCATGTCTAGCTAGCATCTGTGTTTACATGCATGCCAGGCAATATATTCGTGTCTAAACATATCCTGTTCCCACGTAGGCATAAACACCAAATGCcaatttaattaatacatgAAAATTGTTCTTTCCTTATATGAGAATTCAGATTCACAGGTGCTGCAGATTTGCAGCAACTACAGCAAATGCCACATTTTAGAATCACCACTAGCTCAAGAGTATACCGTATTAGTATACTAGCGATTTACAAGAAACACTGCAAACTCTGCATTTGCAATGACAGCAACATTTCATAACCATCATTATTACAATGAGATCAAACAATACCCCATTACTCTTTggcagatttaaaaaaaaacattgctcTAAATCATCATATGATCAATTGTAAGTTGATAGACCATTGTAGAGTGATCTAATTCTGAATTGATCTAGGACTTCAGCagaaaatttagcatttttGCGAACTTAACATGCACTTAGAGGGTTCGGGCATGTCTAGAAATTCCCTACCGATTGTTCTACCGATAGCTGACGCCATCTACCGATTTTCTGCCGAATTTTAGGCACGCCATACCGATTTTCGAAGCATgcgaagtggaaacactgctgGGGTTTCTCTAATAGGCTTGTAATAAAGTAATGATTGAAGGCACTTTTTATTAATAGACTATTCAGGCAGCTAAGAAATAAACTCATCTTTACAGAGGAATTAATTCCTCTGTAAAATTTGATGTGAAATTCTAGTTAGCTACTttttctatcttggaaagggttttagttagaaaaataaaactttcagggatggggcTACTGACTAAAATATGTCCTGAGAAGGTCTTTTGAAGTAtatacctccactccttctccctttatATCTGATGACCTTTATAAttctttgtgttataaaagtgaaaccctgaAAAATAGATTTAGCCTATCTGCTTAGATTAAATAGACTAGCCTAACCTACAACAAAACTGttctcagcttcacaactttactcAATCCCAAATCATAAGTTTTTAAAGATCTTCAAATACATTTcccaaatttatgaaaaaaacccttgatatggcttaaaattctaggCTACTCAAATAACATGAGTTGCATTTTAAGAactaaaaacagagaaaaagatattgataactgaaaattaaggtgaaatgttgttttgtcaaaagttCTATATGTAGGCctatagacctgtcaagtagacaaatttttaagatttagaaatcaaaaaagagttaggtaaaattatagtttagtgacttcttgctatctcaaaaaggggttaggttaggaaaatgaaactttcagggatgcatccacaggctaaagtatgtcccaggaaggtattttgaagtacctacctccacccCCTCTAatgggtcctgacctttgataacctttaaaaatatctgtgttataaaagtgaaactttgcaaaatagatcttctgcttaaatgaagtgcaacaaaattgttttcagcttcacaactttgctcagtcccaatttataattttttaaagatatgcaaatacatttactaaattttgaaaaaaaatgttgatttggctcagaattctactcaaataacaggaattacattttcagaactaaaggcagagaaaatacaactggtaactgaaaattcaggtaaaatgttgttttgtcaaaatttcaataggtatagacatgtcatgtaggcaaatttcagggccccctagagggagaaggagtagaggtgggtactttaaaatacttcctgggatatactttagcctgtagacccatcccaaaaagtttcattttcctaacctaacccctttctgagattaaataaaaaaaaaaaaatttaaatgaaagtaaggatcaacattaaaacttaaaaaaaaacagaaattactcaaaCAGTTTGATATTCAGTTGCCCAGACAAGTGCCTAAAACTATCCAAAGATAATTCTTATGTAGGATATCAAGCATATCTTCCTTGAACTTTTAGGTGCCTACATTTCAGAGCCAAAGCCTATTTAGCAATAGTTCATACCTAGACTTGTTGTATTCTAATTGTAGTTCTAGAATAGGTATACCTATTATATGAAgtttataaaatcaaattttgtgcAATAATCAAGTCTTGATATCACAGGGGGCAACTAGCCTCTGATCACCCCATTTCTATTCATAACAagtaaaaaatgagatattGTACCTTCAGCAAGCAGCTGCCTATCCTTCGGTTAAGAACTAAGATTGCGGGCTGAAAGACTCAGTATCTACTTGCCAAACTGTTACTATTTTCCAATTATATGGGACCTATACTACTTAAACATAGCATATGGACAAGAAAGTAAGCTTAAATCTGGCTTCAAGACCTTAGATTTAAACTGAAGTTTTAGAAAATGCTTTAATATGTACAATtcctttgttttaaaaatttagttaaaaacttAAGGAAATGCACCAGTTACTCACCAAAAAAGGTGACTTTGACTTATAGGTTGGCTAAAAGATGTAGACAAACTTTTGTCCCATACATAGTTGATATATTTAACAAATGAACCCCCTGTCCCTCAACACTCTCTTTTTAGCTCACAAttatttaatatgtattttGCCAAGCTTTTTATTAtagtctccttttttttttaaactaattgtgttttgtagttttttcacaAGAGTACAGatgtagtgttttttttcctatccaCAGGACCTTGGTTTTTTATGCATTGAAGTTGAGACCTAGGCTTTAAAGGTTCTCAGTTAAGGTGTCATTGtctttttgtattgtttttttttcagatgataTGAACTTCctattaattttagtttcatcTGCTTATATTCTGGTAGTACTGATGATACTTCTGTTGATTTTGCTGATGAAGAGTATGAAGAGGAGAGGACCAATTACACTATCTTGTATCACCTTGCTGGTCACTTTTACTGGATCAGAGATGCTGTTGTCCACTCTAACTTGTTGGGTTTAATTTCCGAGGAATGATTTGATCCAGGATCGTATTTGTCTTGGCAAATTGTACTGTTGGAGATCATCCAATACCTTTGCATGCAATACACTTTTGAAAGCTTTTTCAACATCACAAAGTACTGCTGGGATGCTGCACCCCTCTTCCAGGGCCTGTGTCCAATTGTTGGATGTTTCTAATAATTGTGCTATACAGCTTTTCTTGGTAGGAACTCATATTGGACAATATTTATTATATGGCTCAATATCCTGTCACTTATgcatctttaaaaaatttacggACTAGTGATGTCAGTCAAATAGGTTGATAGTTTCCCCCTTTTGATTGTTCACCTTTCTTGTGGATGGGGACAACAATTGCTTAAGACCACCTTAGTGGTATTGCACCTTTGTCTATAGAGCCTTGAAAGATTTCTAGCACAAGTTCAACAATAAATTCTTAATTTGCTTTGACCAATAGCACCCCTCTATTCTGTCTGGGCATTTGCACTTGTCTAATTGAAGTTTCTGGAGTTGTACTTTGATTTCTTCCTTTGTGATGAAGACTTTCAAGTCATTTGTTTCAATTGATGGTTCAGGGTCTGCTTGCTTTGGCTTAAAGACTGGGCTAAGTAAATTGTTGGCCCTTTCAGACTTAGAACTTGCAGGTGAGCCATCTTTGTTTGTGAGGGTAGGGATTTCTCTTCTCATAGTGAACTTTGTATTTGCATGTTTCCAGAATTTCTTAGGTGGTGATTTTGCATCACCAGTAATTTTCCTcttttgatctcttttgacttatCTTGCTGCTTTTCTCACCTTGTTTGTTGCTTGGTTGTATTCTTTTCTAGTTCATTCTGTTTCCATATTATGTTCTTGGTGTtcctttagttttttaaattttttttcttgatattaatCAGTCTTTTGAGATTCTAATCTGTGTATGGCAGTATTTTGCAtgtggaagttttttcttttctttgtaggCTTCTGCATAGCAGGTTATTATATCACAAAAGTGCTCAGATTTTTGTGGCAAGTTTCTCCCATTTGCAGGATAGtccaataagtttttttcagttctttccTCTGATGATAGTGGATATGGCTTTGGTTGAGCATCAAATTGAAAAGAAGTATTACACGGCTGGTTTTACCTAGAGGAGGAAGTATGGTGATTCTATCTGCAGTTTTTGGGCTACAAGTGACAATGAGGTCcaggatattttcttttttgtttgctcTGCATCTGGTGGATTCTGTAATCAGTTGTGAgagaagttttttcagctgtttCCTCTGATGATAGTGGATATGGCTTTGGTTGAGCGTCAAATTGAAAAGAAGCATTACATGGATGCTTCTACCGAGTAGAGGAAGTATGGTGATTATATCTACAGTTTCTGGGCTGCAAGTGTCAATGAGGTCcaggatattttctttttgtttgctcTGCATCTGGTGGGTTCTGTGATCAGTTGTTTGAGAAGTTTTCTTTGAGGAGTGAAGTTTATTCAGTTCTTTCCTCTAATGATATTGAATAAGGCTTTGGTTGAGCTTCAAATTGGAAAGAAGTATTACATGGGTGCTTTTATCTAATGGAGGAAGTGTGGTGATTTTATCTACAGTTTCTGGACTACAAGGGACAATGAGGTCcaggatattttctttttgtttgctcTGCATCTGGGGGGTTCTGTGATAAGTTGTGAGAGAAGTTTTCTTTGGGGAGTGGGATGAATGGGCGTGTTAGTGAGTCATTTAGTTGCCAATTGATTTCAGAAAAGTTTTAATCGCCAGCAAGGTATATTGTTTTCTGGTTAGCACCACAGCGTTAAGTCTCTTGTCTTAATAGTTGGAGTGACTCATCCTTATCTTATACTGATTGAGAGGGTGATCTATACGTTACAAGCAAACCGTGTCAAAAATAAGCATTCTTTATTCATGCTCAAAAGAGACTGCTCTGCAAAATTCTTTGCAATAAAATTCTGTAGAAATGGGTATGTTTCACAGCATAGTGGGATATCTGGATTCTGACTCAGAATTTTCTGATGTGATGTGAATTTTGTCATGCATTAGAGAATACATTTTAATGGTCATTTGTAAATACatgtatcaatttaaaaattagacgAAAAACATTGTTGTAGAgaacagacaagacagatatATAAAGAGAAatacccattaaatataagatGGAAATGAACAAAGAAGTTATGC is a window from the Artemia franciscana chromosome 17, ASM3288406v1, whole genome shotgun sequence genome containing:
- the LOC136037518 gene encoding craniofacial development protein 2-like, translated to MGFWNVRTMNQLSKTEQVLKEMRQYLIDILVLSETRWTGNGLEKFSDGYVMAYSGHPSVHRAGVGLLMSPLAHKAMTNWNPVNERIMTARFVSNHTKMTIIACYAPTNEADEEEKDAFYNMLHSVTKDVPRHDVLCVVGDLNAKVGADRQYCPEVLGPHGMGEINGNGTLLIDYALSNDLIIGGSMFDHKTIHKYTWVSPDGRTKNQIDHFLMSRRWRSSLCDVRGFRGADVIQITS